Proteins from one Rosa chinensis cultivar Old Blush chromosome 7, RchiOBHm-V2, whole genome shotgun sequence genomic window:
- the LOC112178601 gene encoding protein OBERON 2, whose amino-acid sequence MINRSMFPQELEPHVESPKILENEVGEQLMAPQKIATVKMEMVADDDEKMRMYERARMAVEACDRELLEKTRKYEELMLEKHKKKMQVQQLEKIVRLKLAEADMFQLKVNEAKQEVLRLQKIALVSEEEYANSHLKQQLREAAAEKQYLIEKIKLEEHSQASNNCGGGGGPAQTLIHSKMDDLLYSDTPKTEFNWIPW is encoded by the coding sequence ATGATCAACCGTTCAATGTTTCCCCAAGAGCTTGAGCCTCATGTAGAGTCTCCAAAGATCCTTGAAAATGAGGTGGGTGAACAGCTGATGGCCCCGCAAAAGATTGCCACGGTGAAGATGGAAATGGTAGCTGATGATGATGAGAAGATGAGAATGTACGAGAGAGCACGAATGGCTGTTGAGGCTTGTGACAGGGAACTTCTGGAAAAGACCAGGAAATATGAAGAACTAATGCTGGAGAAGCACAAAAAGAAGATGCAAGTCCAACAGCTGGAGAAGATTGTGAGGCTTAAACTTGCAGAGGCTGATATGTTCCAACTCAAGGTCAATGAGGCAAAACAAGAGGTGCTGAGGCTCCAGAAGATTGCTCTTGTGTCGGAAGAAGAATATGCTAACAGCCACCTGAAACAACAATTGAGGGAAGCCGCGGCAGAGAAGCAGTATCTAATTGAGAAGATTAAACTCGAAGAACATTCACAGGCATCCAACaactgtggtggtggtggtggtcctGCTCAGACATTGATTCATTCGAAAATGGATGATCTGCTTTACAGTGACACTCCTAAGACGGAGTTTAATTG